From the Lathyrus oleraceus cultivar Zhongwan6 chromosome 4, CAAS_Psat_ZW6_1.0, whole genome shotgun sequence genome, one window contains:
- the LOC127138517 gene encoding protein GLUTAMINE DUMPER 3, which produces MAAYRQPMSTTERAPTSPQIPHSPWHSPVPYLFGGLAAMLGLIAFALLILACSYWKLSGYLEGNGESERDLEAGQETNDTDQKPQKPYEEKILVIMAGQAKPTFLATPSMSSLSVGTSRSSSFGDNTSTCTCDQNQKSKENMNDDANNDNDDDDGDSSVKQGSGDENRVPRTESVERTTTAATTTTETTTSTDQNV; this is translated from the coding sequence atggCTGCATACAGACAACCCATGAGCACAACCGAAAGAGCACCAACCTCCCCCCAAATACCACACTCACCATGGCATTCACCAGTCCCTTACCTCTTCGGTGGTTTAGCTGCCATGTTAGGCCTCATAGCTTTCGCTCTCTTAATCCTTGCATGTTCTTATTGGAAACTCTCTGGTTACCTCGAAGGCAACGGAGAATCCGAACGAGACCTTGAAGCTGGACAAGAAACAAACGACACAGATCAAAAACCTCAGAAGCCTTACGAGGAGAAAATCTTGGTGATTATGGCGGGACAAGCCAAGCCAACATTCTTAGCAACACCAAGCATGTCTTCATTAAGCGTAGGTACTAGTAGATCCTCGTCTTTCGGGGATAACACTAGTACATGTACTTGTGACCAGAACCAGAAATCAAAGGAAAACATGAACGATGATGCCAATAACGATAACGATGACGATGATGGTGATTCAAGTGTGAAACAAGGAAGTGGTGATGAAAATCGTGTTCCAAGAACAGAGAGTGTCGAAAgaacaacaacagcagcaacaacgACAACAGAAACAACAACATCAACGGATCAGAACGTTTA